From Armatimonadota bacterium, one genomic window encodes:
- a CDS encoding metallophosphoesterase family protein, with the protein MRYAILSDVHANLEALEVVLTDVERRGPDAVLCLGDFVGYGPDPVACVERLRPRLAAAVVGNHDRAALGRLDIAAFNPYARAAILWTQARLTDGVRRFLEDLPETHRRPAFLAVHGSPRDPVEEYIVDVVTARAGFAAAEFHLCLVGHSHVPGVFVQDGDGITALPLLPEDPLDLRPACRYIINVGSVGQPRDGDPRAAYLWLDEGAGTATLVRLPYPLEVTQAKMEAAGLPAILAERLAYGR; encoded by the coding sequence ATGCGGTACGCCATCCTTTCCGATGTGCACGCCAACCTGGAGGCGCTGGAGGTCGTCCTGACGGATGTGGAGCGGCGGGGTCCCGACGCCGTGCTCTGCCTCGGCGATTTTGTCGGCTACGGGCCCGATCCCGTGGCCTGCGTCGAGCGTCTGCGGCCCCGCCTGGCCGCCGCGGTGGTCGGCAACCACGACCGCGCCGCCCTGGGCCGCCTGGACATTGCCGCCTTCAACCCCTATGCCAGGGCGGCCATTCTGTGGACGCAGGCGCGCCTCACCGACGGGGTCCGACGGTTCCTGGAGGACCTGCCCGAAACCCACCGGCGGCCCGCCTTCCTCGCCGTGCACGGCAGCCCGCGCGATCCGGTCGAAGAGTACATCGTGGACGTGGTGACGGCGCGGGCCGGCTTCGCCGCCGCGGAGTTCCACCTGTGCCTGGTCGGGCACAGCCATGTTCCCGGCGTCTTCGTCCAGGACGGCGACGGGATCACCGCGCTTCCGCTCCTGCCGGAGGACCCGCTGGATCTGCGTCCCGCCTGCCGGTACATCATCAACGTCGGCAGTGTCGGACAACCCCGGGACGGCGATCCGCGGGCGGCCTACCTGTGGCTGGACGAGGGCGCGGGCACGGCGACGCTGGTGCGCCTTCCCTATCCGCTGGAGGTCACCCAGGCCAAGATGGAGGCGGCGGGGTTGCCGGCGATCCTCGCCGAGCGGCTGGCCTACGGGAGATAG
- a CDS encoding cytochrome c-type biogenesis protein CcmH has product MLPVVTVLLLLSLAVPAAAAPTLEDQVDAIARELMCPVCEGQTVAESNATLAVQMRAEIRARLQRGETREQILDYFVSQFGESVLAAPPKRGAGLVLWLTPVAAFAVGILVLVRYLRGLTRPHPSAPS; this is encoded by the coding sequence ATGCTCCCCGTGGTGACGGTCCTGCTCCTCCTGTCCCTGGCCGTGCCGGCCGCCGCCGCGCCGACGCTCGAGGATCAGGTCGATGCCATCGCCCGCGAGCTGATGTGTCCCGTCTGCGAGGGCCAGACCGTGGCCGAGTCCAACGCCACCCTGGCCGTCCAGATGCGCGCCGAGATCCGGGCGCGTCTGCAGCGCGGCGAGACCCGGGAGCAGATCCTGGACTACTTCGTGAGCCAGTTCGGTGAGTCGGTTCTCGCCGCCCCGCCCAAGCGGGGGGCGGGGCTGGTCCTGTGGTTGACGCCGGTCGCGGCCTTTGCCGTCGGCATCCTGGTCCTGGTCCGCTACCTCCGCGGCCTGACCCGGCCGCACCCCTCCGCTCCCTCCTGA
- a CDS encoding MFS transporter, whose amino-acid sequence MSPSLSTFSPLRPWIPAPIRRNARIDIVAAALYGLFGGLTTPFIPFMARDRLGASSLLVSLVIASQGIVLLLSLWYARFVRIRHPVRAVIVPSLLARGLLLVMPAVHTATAYVALIFAHYAIASISMLGYAEVMRAVYPADIRGRMMAVVRVGMALNWIAASLLGGRLMQFVPFQWIFAVGGAFGITSSLVFSRIRLPAQVPAEDPVDLSQTRQILRDNRPFRNFLTGLLVYGFGVWFISPAIPILLVDHLHATSFQAGLLGAVSSATWLFSYYHWGRMIDRRSAVWTMSLVLFIGTLTPAIYLLSPNAWVVQLAGVTEGLTSAGFDIGWLTAVLEYAPPGQIRHYVAIYNTLVGVRGSTAPFLAGALLPLFGVRAVFAIGIVLTLTGALLLHRAIRPAPPSRA is encoded by the coding sequence GTGTCGCCGAGCCTATCGACGTTTTCGCCCCTCCGGCCGTGGATTCCGGCGCCGATCCGGCGCAATGCCCGGATCGACATCGTCGCCGCCGCCCTGTACGGCCTCTTCGGCGGGTTGACCACCCCCTTCATCCCCTTCATGGCCCGCGACCGTCTGGGGGCCAGTTCGCTGCTGGTCTCGCTGGTGATCGCCTCCCAGGGGATCGTCCTGCTGCTCTCCCTGTGGTACGCGCGCTTCGTCCGCATCCGGCACCCGGTGCGCGCCGTGATCGTCCCCTCGCTGCTGGCCCGCGGCCTGCTCCTGGTGATGCCCGCCGTGCACACGGCCACGGCGTACGTCGCCCTCATCTTCGCCCACTATGCCATCGCCTCGATCAGTATGCTGGGCTACGCGGAAGTGATGCGCGCCGTCTACCCGGCCGACATCCGCGGAAGGATGATGGCCGTCGTCCGGGTCGGCATGGCGCTGAACTGGATCGCCGCCTCGCTGTTGGGCGGGCGGCTCATGCAGTTCGTCCCCTTCCAGTGGATCTTCGCCGTGGGCGGGGCTTTCGGGATCACGAGCTCCCTCGTCTTCAGCCGGATCCGCCTGCCGGCGCAGGTCCCGGCCGAGGATCCCGTCGATCTCTCCCAGACGCGCCAGATCCTGCGGGACAACCGCCCCTTTCGGAACTTCCTCACCGGCCTGCTGGTCTACGGCTTCGGCGTGTGGTTCATCAGCCCGGCGATCCCGATCCTCCTGGTGGACCACCTGCACGCCACCAGCTTCCAGGCCGGTCTCCTCGGCGCGGTCAGTTCCGCCACGTGGCTGTTCTCCTACTACCACTGGGGACGGATGATCGACCGGCGGAGCGCGGTGTGGACGATGAGTCTGGTCCTGTTCATCGGGACGCTCACCCCCGCCATCTACCTCCTCTCGCCGAACGCCTGGGTGGTGCAGCTGGCGGGGGTCACGGAGGGCCTGACGTCGGCGGGGTTCGACATCGGCTGGCTGACCGCCGTCCTGGAGTACGCACCCCCCGGACAGATCCGGCACTACGTGGCCATCTACAACACGCTGGTCGGGGTGCGCGGCTCGACCGCTCCCTTCCTGGCCGGAGCCCTCCTGCCTCTATTCGGCGTCCGCGCCGTCTTCGCCATCGGGATCGTCCTTACCCTGACCGGGGCCCTGCTCCTCCACCGCGCGATCCGACCTGCGCCTCCCAGCAGGGCCTGA